In the genome of Neovison vison isolate M4711 chromosome 3, ASM_NN_V1, whole genome shotgun sequence, one region contains:
- the DNAJB3 gene encoding dnaJ homolog subfamily B member 3 codes for MVDYYEVLGVPRQASSEAIKKAYRKLALRWHPDKNPENKEEAERRFKQVAQAYEVLSDTKKRDVYDRYGEAGVEGGGGGSGGGGGSGPCRDPFEYVFTFRDPAEVFREFFGGRDPFSFDFFGDPLENIMGGRRSSRGSRSRGTAPFFSAFSEFPAFGGGFSSFDTGFSSFGSLGNGGLSSFSMCCGSGGTGNFKSMSTSTEIVNGKKITTKRIIENGQERVEVEEDGELKSLIINGKEQLLRIDTK; via the coding sequence ATGGTGGACTACTACGAGGTGCTGGGCGTGCCCCGCCAGGCGTCGTCAGAGGCCATCAAGAAGGCATACCGCAAGCTGGCGCTCAGGTGGCACCCCGACAAAAACCCTGAGAACAAGGAGGAGGCGGAGAGGCGGTTCAAGCAAGTGGCCCAGGCCTACGAGGTCTTGTCAGACACCAAGAAGAGGGACGTTTACGACCGGTATGGCGAGGCTGGAGTAGAGGGCGGCGGTGGCGGCAGTGGTGGCGGCGGGGGCAGCGGACCCTGCCGCGACCCCTTCGAGTATGTCTTCACCTTCCGCGACCCGGCCGAGGTCTTCAGGGAGTTTTTTGGGGGCCGCGACCCATTTTCGTTCGACTTCTTCGGAGACCCACTAGAGAACATCATGGGCGGTCGGAGGAGTTCCcggggaagcagaagcagaggaacCGCTCCCTTCTTCTCCGCCTTCAGTGAATTTCCAGCCTTTGGaggtggtttttcttcttttgatacgGGATTTAGTTCCTTTGGTTCCCTGGGGAACGGaggcctttcttccttctccatgtgTTGTGGTAGTGGTGGGACCGGCAACTTCAAATCCATGTCGACTTCCACCGAAATCGTTAATGGCAAAAAAATCACCACCAAGAGAATCATTGAGAATGGCCAAGAAAGGGTGGAAGTGGAAGAAGACGGAGAGTTGAAGTCCCTGATAATAAATGGCAAAGAGCAGCTGCTGCGCATTGACACCAAGTAA